A stretch of the Paramormyrops kingsleyae isolate MSU_618 chromosome 16, PKINGS_0.4, whole genome shotgun sequence genome encodes the following:
- the LOC111850192 gene encoding histone H3 yields the protein MARTKQTARKSTGGKAPRKQLATKAARKSAPATGGVKKPHRYRPGTVALREIRRYQKSTELLIRKLPFQRLVREIAQDFKTDLRFQSSAVMALQEASEAYLVGLFEDTNLCAIHAKRVTIMPKDIQLARRIRGERA from the coding sequence ATGGCCCGTACAAAGCAGACTGCCCGTAAATCCACCGGAGGTAAAGCTCCTAGAAAGCAGCTCGCCACCAAGGCAGCTCGTAAGAGCGCTCCTGCTACTGGTGGCGTGAAAAAGCCTCACCGCTATAGGCCTGGGACTGTAGCTTTGCGTGAGATCCGTCGTTATCAGAAGTCTACGGAGCTACTGATCCGTAAGCTTCCTTTCCAGCGCCTGGTGAGGGAAATCGCTCAAGATTTCAAGACCGATCTGCGTTTCCAGAGTTCCGCCGTCATGGCGTTGCAGGAAGCCAGTGAGGCTTACTTGGTTGGTCTGTTTGAGGACACCAACTTGTGCGCCATCCACGCCAAGAGGGTAACCATCATGCCCAAGGACATCCAGTTGGCGCGTCGCATTCGCGGCGAACGTGCTTAA
- the LOC111850198 gene encoding histone H2B codes for MPEPAKSAPKKGSKKAVTKTAGKGGKKRKRSRKESYAIYVYKVLKQVHPDTGISSKAMGIMNSFVNDIFERIAGEASRLAHYNKRSTITSREIQTAVRLLLPGELAKHAVSEGTKAVTKYTSSK; via the coding sequence ATGCCTGAGCCAGCAAAGTCAGCCCCGAAGAAGGGATCTAAGAAGGCCGTTACCAAGACGGCAGGCAAGGGAGGGAAGAAGCGTAAGAGGTCTAGGAAGGAGAGCTACGCCATCTACGTGTACAAGGTGCTGAAGCAGGTGCATCCCGATACCGGTATTTCTTCCAAGGCTATGGGCATCATGAACTCTTTTGTCAACGACATCTTTGAGCGCATTGCTGGAGAGGCTTCCCGCCTGGCCCACTACAACAAGAGGTCAACCATCACTTCCAGGGAGATCCAGACTGCCGTCCGCCTCCTGCTCCCCGGTGAGCTGGCCAAGCACGCCGTGTCTGAGGGCACCAAGGCTGTCACCAAGTACACCAGCTCCAAGTAA
- the LOC111850189 gene encoding histone H2B produces MPEPAKSAPKKGSKKAVTKTAGKGGKKRKRSRKESYAIYVYKVLKQVHPDTGISSKAMGIMNSFVNDIFERIAGEASRLAHYNKRSTITSREIQTAVRLLLPGELAKHAVSEGTKAVTKYTSSK; encoded by the coding sequence ATGCCTGAGCCAGCAAAGTCAGCCCCGAAGAAGGGATCTAAGAAGGCCGTTACCAAGACGGCAGGCAAGGGAGGGAAGAAGCGTAAGAGGTCTAGGAAGGAGAGCTACGCCATCTACGTGTACAAGGTGCTGAAGCAGGTGCATCCCGATACCGGTATTTCTTCCAAGGCTATGGGCATCATGAACTCTTTTGTCAACGACATCTTTGAGCGCATTGCTGGAGAGGCTTCCCGCCTGGCCCACTACAACAAGAGGTCAACCATCACTTCCAGGGAGATCCAGACTGCCGTGCGCCTCCTGCTCCCCGGTGAGCTGGCCAAGCACGCCGTGTCTGAGGGCACCAAGGCTGTCACCAAGTACACCAGCTCCAAGTAA
- the LOC111850191 gene encoding histone H3, whose translation MARTKQTARKSTGGKAPRKQLATKAARKSAPATGGVKKPHRYRPGTVALREIRRYQKSTELLIRKLPFQRLVREIAQDFKTDLRFQSSAVMALQEASEAYLVGLFEDTNLCAIHAKRVTIMPKDIQLARRIRGERA comes from the coding sequence ATGGCCCGTACAAAGCAGACTGCCCGTAAATCCACCGGAGGTAAAGCTCCTAGAAAGCAGCTCGCCACCAAGGCAGCTCGTAAGAGCGCTCCTGCTACTGGCGGCGTGAAAAAGCCTCACCGCTATAGGCCTGGGACTGTAGCTCTGCGTGAGATCCGTCGTTACCAGAAGTCTACCGAGCTGCTGATCCGTAAGCTTCCCTTCCAGCGCCTGGTGAGGGAAATCGCTCAAGATTTCAAGACCGATCTGCGTTTCCAGAGTTCCGCCGTCATGGCGTTGCAGGAAGCCAGTGAGGCTTACTTGGTTGGTCTGTTTGAGGACACCAACTTGTGCGCCATCCACGCCAAGAGGGTAACCATCATGCCCAAGGACATCCAGTTGGCGCGTCGCATCCGCGGCGAACGTGCTTAA
- the LOC111850223 gene encoding receptor activity-modifying protein 1-like, with protein MALCDTSLTSRNTFFWLVIASSLAFHIVSVATCSADYQYAIEEICLAKFKLDMEALDHRHWCNWDDTVESYGQLTNCTFVIALNMDCFWPNHLVNDFFIRIHKHYFQNCALSGRLLQDPPSRILGPFIVVPILITLLITALVVWRSKRSEGIM; from the exons ATGGCGTTGTGTGACACTTCGTTAACGTCgagaaatacatttttttggcTTGTAATAG CGTCCTCCTTGGCCTTCCACATTGTCTCTGTAGCAACTTGCAGTGCTGACTACCAGTACGCCATTGAGGAGATCTGTCTAGCCAAGTTCAAACTGGACATGGAGGCCCTGGATCACCGTCACTGGTGCAACTGGGACGACACTGTGGA GTCCTACGGGCAGCTGACGAACTGCACCTTCGTAATAGCCCTGAACATGGACTGCTTCTGGCCCAACCACCTGGTCAACGACTTCTTCATCCGCATCCATAAGCACTACTTCCAGAACTGTGCCCTGTCGGGCCGCTTGCTGCAGGACCCACCCAGTCGTATCCTCGGTCCCTTTATTGTGGTGCCCATCCTCATCACGCTGCTCATCACTGCCCTAGTGGTGTGGAGGAGCAAACGCAGCGAGGGTATCATGTAA